One genomic segment of Syngnathus acus chromosome 1, fSynAcu1.2, whole genome shotgun sequence includes these proteins:
- the grk4 gene encoding G protein-coupled receptor kinase 4 isoform X2 has translation MEIENIVANTVLLKAREGGGGKRNGRSKKWKEMLKLPHISQCEELRRIIERDYTSLCEKQPIGRLLFRQYCDTRPELKRCIEFMDAVAMYQLAPDEKRRDCGLNVLDTYFNNGSAAHLPGIPQDVVAGCRERLEQSPCKELFNDCTKIVRDYLSGTPFSSYQESMYFSRFLQWKWLERQPVTKNTFRHYRVLGKGGFGEVCACQVRATGKMYACKKLEKKRVKKRKGEAMALNEKRILEKVNSSFVVSLAYAYETKDALCLVLTIMNGGDLKFHIYNMGNSGFDEQRAIFYAAEICCGLEDLHRERIVYRDLKPENILLDDRGHIRISDLGLAVQIPEGETIRGRVGTVGYMAPEVIQNESYTFSPDWWGLGCLIFEMIQGQSPFRKRKERVKREEVDRRVREDQEEYSDKFSEEAKDICRQLLAKDPKHRLGCQGRGAVEVKQHSIFRNINFKRLEANMLEPPFSPDPRAVYCKDVLDIEQFSTVKGVNLDPTDDDFYHKFVTGSVSIPWQNEMIEMECFKEINVYETDGTLCSDLDMNRPNPPPKRGFFYRLFRREASASAPATLRGGGG, from the exons GTGGAGGAGGGAAGAGGAACGGTCGCAGCAAGAAATGGAAGGAGATGCTCAAACTACCCCACATCAGCCAGTGTGAGGAGCTGCGTCGCATTATCG AAAGGGACTATACGAGTCTATGTGAGAAGCAGCCCATTGGTCGGCTTCTATTTCGTCAGTACTGTGATACCAGGCCAGAGCTGAAGCGCTGCATCGAATTCATGGATGCTGTG GCCATGTATCAGCTAGCTCCCGATGAAAAGCGGAGAGACTGCGGATTGAATGTTTTAGACACTTACTTCAATAATGGG TCGGCAGCCCATTTGCCAGGCATACCCCAAGATGTGGTGGCGGGGTGCCGGGAGAGACTTGAACAGAGTCCTTGTAAGGAGCTCTTCAATGACTGCACCAA AATAGTTCGTGATTATCTAAGTGGCACACCATTTTCCTCCTACCAGGAGTCCATGTACTTCTCTCGCTTCCTGCAGTGGAAATGGTTGGAGAG GCAACCAGTAACCAAAAATACCTTCAGGCATTACAGAGTACTAGGAAAAGGTGGATTTGGCGAG GTTTGTGCCTGCCAAGTGCGCGCCACCGGTAAGATGTACGCCTGTAAAAAGCTGGAAAAGAAACgagtgaagaaaagaaaaggtgaAGCAATGGCTCTAAACGAAAAACGAATTTTAGAAAAAGTTAACAGTAGTTTTGTA GTTAGTTTAGCATATGCCTATGAGACCAAGGATGCCCTGTGCCTGGTGTTGACCATAATGAATGGTGGTGACTTAAAATTCCACATCTACAACATGGGCAACTCTGGCTTTGATGAGCAGAGGGCCATCTTTTACGCTGCTGAGATCTGCTGTGGCCTTGAGGACCTGCACCGTGAGAGAATAGTCTACAG ggatTTAAAACCTGAAAACATCCTTTTGGATGATCGTG GGCACATCCGCATTTCAGACTTGGGTCTCGCCGTGCAAATTCCTGAAGGAGAGACGATACGAGGGAGAGTAGGCACTGTTGGATACATGG CTCCTGAGGTAATCCAGAATGAGAGTTACACTTTCAGTCCAGACTGGTGGGGTCTAGGCTGCCTTATCTTTGAGATGATCCAAGGCCAGTCGCCCTTTCGCAAGCGCAAGGAACGCGTCAAGCGGGAAGAGGTGGACAGACGAGTGCGTGAGGATCAGGAGGAGTACTCCGATAAGTTCTCTGAAGAGGCAAAAGATATCTGCCGACAG CTGCTGGCTAAAGATCCCAAGCATCGCCTCGGTTGTCAGGGTCGCGGCGCCGTAGAGGTCAAGCAACACTCTATCTTCAGAAACATCAACTTCAAACGATTGGAGGCGAACATGCTGGAACCTCCTTTCAGCCCTGAT CCTCGTGCTGTGTACTGCAAAGATGTCCTGGACATAGAGCAGTTTTCCACTGTCAAAGGTGTGAACCTTGACCCCACCGATGACGACTTCTACCACAAGTTTGTCACAGGAAGTGTCTCCATCCCGTGGCAAAATGAG ATGATTGAAATGGAGTGCTTCAAAGAAATCAATGTCTATGAGACTGATGGGACGTTATGTTCGGACCTGGACATGAACCGGCCTAACCCTCCACCAAAGAGAGGTTTCTTCTACCGCCTGTTTAGAAGAGAGGCAAGTGCTAGTGCTCCGGCAACTCTCCGAGGGGGTGGGGGCTAA
- the grk4 gene encoding G protein-coupled receptor kinase 4 isoform X1 encodes MEIENIVANTVLLKAREGGGGKRNGRSKKWKEMLKLPHISQCEELRRIIERDYTSLCEKQPIGRLLFRQYCDTRPELKRCIEFMDAVAMYQLAPDEKRRDCGLNVLDTYFNNGSAAHLPGIPQDVVAGCRERLEQSPCKELFNDCTKIVRDYLSGTPFSSYQESMYFSRFLQWKWLERQPVTKNTFRHYRVLGKGGFGEVCACQVRATGKMYACKKLEKKRVKKRKGEAMALNEKRILEKVNSSFVVSLAYAYETKDALCLVLTIMNGGDLKFHIYNMGNSGFDEQRAIFYAAEICCGLEDLHRERIVYRDLKPENILLDDRGHIRISDLGLAVQIPEGETIRGRVGTVGYMAPEVIQNESYTFSPDWWGLGCLIFEMIQGQSPFRKRKERVKREEVDRRVREDQEEYSDKFSEEAKDICRQLLAKDPKHRLGCQGRGAVEVKQHSIFRNINFKRLEANMLEPPFSPDPRAVYCKDVLDIEQFSTVKGVNLDPTDDDFYHKFVTGSVSIPWQNEMIEMECFKEINVYETDGTLCSDLDMNRPNPPPKRGFFYRLFRREVCFKSGYSDDEFEEPSRL; translated from the exons GTGGAGGAGGGAAGAGGAACGGTCGCAGCAAGAAATGGAAGGAGATGCTCAAACTACCCCACATCAGCCAGTGTGAGGAGCTGCGTCGCATTATCG AAAGGGACTATACGAGTCTATGTGAGAAGCAGCCCATTGGTCGGCTTCTATTTCGTCAGTACTGTGATACCAGGCCAGAGCTGAAGCGCTGCATCGAATTCATGGATGCTGTG GCCATGTATCAGCTAGCTCCCGATGAAAAGCGGAGAGACTGCGGATTGAATGTTTTAGACACTTACTTCAATAATGGG TCGGCAGCCCATTTGCCAGGCATACCCCAAGATGTGGTGGCGGGGTGCCGGGAGAGACTTGAACAGAGTCCTTGTAAGGAGCTCTTCAATGACTGCACCAA AATAGTTCGTGATTATCTAAGTGGCACACCATTTTCCTCCTACCAGGAGTCCATGTACTTCTCTCGCTTCCTGCAGTGGAAATGGTTGGAGAG GCAACCAGTAACCAAAAATACCTTCAGGCATTACAGAGTACTAGGAAAAGGTGGATTTGGCGAG GTTTGTGCCTGCCAAGTGCGCGCCACCGGTAAGATGTACGCCTGTAAAAAGCTGGAAAAGAAACgagtgaagaaaagaaaaggtgaAGCAATGGCTCTAAACGAAAAACGAATTTTAGAAAAAGTTAACAGTAGTTTTGTA GTTAGTTTAGCATATGCCTATGAGACCAAGGATGCCCTGTGCCTGGTGTTGACCATAATGAATGGTGGTGACTTAAAATTCCACATCTACAACATGGGCAACTCTGGCTTTGATGAGCAGAGGGCCATCTTTTACGCTGCTGAGATCTGCTGTGGCCTTGAGGACCTGCACCGTGAGAGAATAGTCTACAG ggatTTAAAACCTGAAAACATCCTTTTGGATGATCGTG GGCACATCCGCATTTCAGACTTGGGTCTCGCCGTGCAAATTCCTGAAGGAGAGACGATACGAGGGAGAGTAGGCACTGTTGGATACATGG CTCCTGAGGTAATCCAGAATGAGAGTTACACTTTCAGTCCAGACTGGTGGGGTCTAGGCTGCCTTATCTTTGAGATGATCCAAGGCCAGTCGCCCTTTCGCAAGCGCAAGGAACGCGTCAAGCGGGAAGAGGTGGACAGACGAGTGCGTGAGGATCAGGAGGAGTACTCCGATAAGTTCTCTGAAGAGGCAAAAGATATCTGCCGACAG CTGCTGGCTAAAGATCCCAAGCATCGCCTCGGTTGTCAGGGTCGCGGCGCCGTAGAGGTCAAGCAACACTCTATCTTCAGAAACATCAACTTCAAACGATTGGAGGCGAACATGCTGGAACCTCCTTTCAGCCCTGAT CCTCGTGCTGTGTACTGCAAAGATGTCCTGGACATAGAGCAGTTTTCCACTGTCAAAGGTGTGAACCTTGACCCCACCGATGACGACTTCTACCACAAGTTTGTCACAGGAAGTGTCTCCATCCCGTGGCAAAATGAG ATGATTGAAATGGAGTGCTTCAAAGAAATCAATGTCTATGAGACTGATGGGACGTTATGTTCGGACCTGGACATGAACCGGCCTAACCCTCCACCAAAGAGAGGTTTCTTCTACCGCCTGTTTAGAAGAGAG GTCTGTTTTAAGAGCGGTTACAGTGACGACGAGTTTGAGGAGCCCTCGCGACTTTAA